Proteins from a genomic interval of Thamnophis elegans isolate rThaEle1 chromosome 2, rThaEle1.pri, whole genome shotgun sequence:
- the LOC116523925 gene encoding olfactory receptor 2D2-like — MERCNQSSVAEFVLLGLAEGDMTETMLFVLFLVIYLVTLLGNCTMVMLIGVEHRLHTPMYFFLLHLSLLDLCYSSVTIPQMLAHLLSRHKAISFVRCAFQMYIFLVFGMAECVLLGLMAYDRYVAICHPLHYTTIMNWHFCSYTAGAAWLSGFLNSPIVNAFALRMPYCTQNRINQFFCEVPAVIKLASTDSSEAEIVVFVFGSILLLVPFILIGASYARIGIAILRIRSDEGQRRAVLTCGSHLLVVSLFYSTALFAYMRPSSVSSATGQDKAVSVFYMVVTPMMNPLIYSLRNKEVKGALRKLLSKKTTSPNT; from the coding sequence ATGGAGCGGTGCAATCAGAGCTCCGTGGCTGAGTTCGTCCTCCTGGGCCTGGCAGAGGGGGACATGACCGAAACTatgctttttgttctttttttggtCATATACTTAGTTACCCTACTAGGGAACTGCACAATGGTGATGTTAATTGGGGTTGAACATCGTTTACACACGCCAATgtatttcttcctcctccatttGTCCCTACTGGACCTTTGCTATTCCTCAGTGACCATCCCACAGATGTTGGCACATCTTCTCTCTAGGCATAAAGCCATATCCTTTGTCCGGTGTGCCTTCCAGATGTATATTTTCCTGGTGTTTGGTATGGCAGAATGTGTGCTGTTGGGTCTCATGGCCTATGACCGCTATGTGGCAATTTGCCACCCCTTACACTATACCACCATCATGAACTGGCACTTCTGTAGCTATACCGCAGGAGCTGCTTGGTTGAGTGGCTTCCTCAATTCCCCCATTGTCAATGCTTTTGCTCTGCGCATGCCATACTGTACCCAGAATCGCATCAATCAGTTCTTCTGTGAGGTACCGGCTGTGATCAAGCTGGCATCTACTGACTCCTCAGAGGCAGAGATAGTTGTGTTTGTCTTTGGCTCCATTCTGCTGCTGGTACCTTTCATCCTCATCGGTGCCTCCTATGCTCGCATTGGGATTGCGATCTTGCGCATTCGCTCAGATGAGGGCCAACGCCGTGCTGTCTTGACCTGTGGTTCGCATCTCCTGGTGGTGAGCCTTTTCTACAGCACAGCACTCTTTGCCTATATGAGGCCCAGTTCGGTCAGTTCTGCCACAGGCCAGGATAAGGCTGTGTCTGTGTTCTACATGGTGGTCACCCCCATGATGAATCCCCTCATCTACAGCCTTAGAAACAAGGAGGTGAAGGGTGCTCTGAGAAAATTATTAAGCAAGAAAACAACTTCTCCAAACACGTGA
- the GSG1L2 gene encoding germ cell-specific gene 1-like protein 2, whose translation MGVDRRQRASAALSLGFLSLIFSITAFSSSYWCEGTQKVAKPFCSGLAGGTHCIGMNSPGGNDSSMVQYIWETGDDKFVDRKFHAGIWHSCEEMISGKGEKCRSFISLTPPAVQGVLWLSIAAEILYIILLLMGITLMLIEICRSISVLDGLKLNAFAAIFTVLAGLLGMVAHMMYTTVFQMTVNFGPEDWRPQMWDYGWSYCLAWVSFACCMASSVTTMNRYTKTILEFKYKQKKLERSLQAKSNPPVPEKAWKMYVDTLQRTTEDLMHPLTDIHNPSSPMEFAELNNIPVAHCEEYC comes from the exons ATGGGGGTGGACAGGCGGCAGAGAGCCTCGGCAGCCCTCTCGCTCGGCTTCCTCTCCTTAATCTTCTCTATCACAGCCTTCAGCAGCAGCTACTGGTGTGAAGGAACCCAGAAGGTAGCCAAACCATTCTGCAGTGGACTTGCAGGTGGCAcccactgcattgggatgaacaGCCCAGGTGGGAATGACAGCAGCATGGTTCAGTACATCTGGGAGACGGGAGACGACAAGTTTGTGGATCGAAAGTTTCATGCCGGTATTTGGCATTCTTGTGAAGAGATGATCAGTGGGAAAG GTGAGAAATGCAGAAGCTTCATCAGCCTGACACCCCCAGCAGTTCAAG GAGTTCTATGGCTGTCCATTGCCGCAGAGATCCTCTACATTATTTTACTCCTGATGGGCATCACTCTCATGTTGATTGAAATCTGTCGTTCCATCAGTGTCCTGGATGGGCTGAAGCTTAATGCATTTGCTGCTATATTCACCGTTTTAGCAG GTCTCCTTGGAATGGTGGCTCACATGATGTATACAACCGTATTTCAAATGACAGTAAATTTTGGTCCGGAAGACTGGAGGCCTCAGATGTGGGATTATGGCTGGTCTTACTG CTTGGCGTGGGTTTCCTTTGCCTGCTGCATGGCTTCCTCTGTGACCACAATGAACAGATACACAAAAACTATTTTGGAATTTAAATATAAACAGAAAAAACTGGAGAGAAGTCTACAAGCTAAATCCAATCCTCCTGTTCCAGAAAAGGCTTGGAAGATGTACGTTGACACCCTCCAGAGAACAACCGAGGACTTAATGCATCCCTTAACAGACATTCACAACCCATCCAGTCCTATGGAATTTGCAGAGTTAAATAATATTCCTGTGGCACATTGTGAAGAATATTGTTAA